The following are from one region of the Pseudodesulfovibrio piezophilus C1TLV30 genome:
- a CDS encoding penicillin-binding protein 1A, translating into MKIMKILFITSLVCLFLGLAGAFGLYNWASRELPGFKKITDYRPPLVTTVYAKDNQVLGYFYKEKRFLVTLDQMSPWLPKAFLAAEDASFYEHDGVDLTAISRAFIANLRAGHTKQGGSTITQQIIKRLLLTPERSYKRKLKEAILAFRLENYLTKEEILTIYLNQIFLGAHSYGVEAAARTYFAKHAKDLTVAESAMLAGLPQAPSRYNPYRNWDLAKQRQRYVLQQLRAQNWITQAQYDDAMAEEITLQSMPDPSWHAGAYYLEEVRRWLIDQYGEDVVYEGGLNVTTACDLKHQVAAEKAVRRGLLNSAKRRGWLGPIENVSAGDVSRVLEEGPQDTDGIMEKDTPMKGWVSKVEKDKAYVRFGKYQGIIPLRAMWWVRKPDIRKSHEDVPNPSDARRVLKKGDVIWVTVSKAPDAPEGIWELDMEREPLVEGAMVSIKPETGEVLALVGGYSFHKSQFNRATQAHRQPGSAFKPIVYSTAIDNGFTPASIILDAPIVYANNEQGKLWRPENFEGTFEGPTLLRTALVKSKNLVTIRIAQKIGIRKIIERAKAMGIETDFPEDLSVALGSAVVTLMDLCEAYTAFARGGSYVKPRTVLSVTSAWGEEMFASAPEAVDAISPQTAYIMASLMKQVVQNGTGWRAKVLKRPIAGKTGTSNNEQDAWFMGYSPYLLTGVFVGFDELKPMGKWETGSRAASPIWVDYRKKVEADFPYQDFTQPPGIVMVRVDGATGKLASPSSKTEFFLPFKVGTEPTEMSTSGGSTGGGPGSADDLFKQTF; encoded by the coding sequence GACGGTCTATGCCAAGGATAATCAGGTCCTTGGATATTTTTACAAAGAGAAACGGTTTTTGGTCACACTCGATCAGATGTCGCCTTGGTTGCCCAAGGCTTTTCTCGCTGCCGAAGATGCGAGTTTTTACGAACATGACGGTGTTGATCTGACGGCCATATCTCGTGCCTTTATTGCCAATCTGCGGGCTGGACATACCAAGCAGGGTGGGTCGACCATCACGCAGCAAATCATCAAGCGTTTGCTTCTGACACCGGAGCGAAGCTACAAACGCAAGCTGAAAGAAGCCATTCTCGCCTTTCGCCTAGAGAATTATCTGACTAAGGAAGAGATTCTTACTATTTATCTGAATCAGATTTTTCTTGGTGCCCATTCCTACGGGGTAGAAGCCGCAGCCAGGACATACTTTGCGAAACACGCCAAAGACCTGACGGTCGCAGAATCGGCCATGCTCGCGGGATTGCCCCAGGCTCCGAGTCGCTATAATCCCTATAGGAATTGGGATCTTGCAAAGCAGCGTCAACGGTATGTCCTGCAGCAACTACGGGCCCAAAATTGGATTACCCAAGCCCAGTATGATGATGCCATGGCAGAAGAGATTACCCTACAATCTATGCCTGACCCATCATGGCATGCCGGGGCCTATTATCTTGAGGAAGTCCGTCGGTGGCTCATTGATCAATATGGTGAGGATGTCGTTTATGAAGGGGGATTGAATGTCACCACCGCATGTGATCTCAAGCATCAGGTCGCGGCGGAAAAAGCAGTCAGACGTGGGCTGCTCAATTCTGCAAAACGGCGCGGTTGGCTTGGTCCTATTGAAAATGTGAGTGCTGGCGATGTCAGTCGGGTTCTGGAAGAAGGTCCACAGGATACAGATGGTATCATGGAAAAGGATACCCCCATGAAAGGGTGGGTTTCCAAAGTCGAAAAAGATAAGGCTTATGTTCGATTCGGGAAATATCAAGGGATAATTCCCCTCAGGGCCATGTGGTGGGTTCGTAAGCCGGATATCAGGAAGAGCCATGAGGATGTCCCCAATCCTTCGGATGCACGCCGGGTTCTCAAGAAAGGAGATGTCATCTGGGTGACTGTTTCCAAAGCACCTGATGCGCCGGAGGGGATATGGGAACTTGATATGGAGCGGGAGCCTCTGGTCGAAGGAGCTATGGTTTCCATCAAGCCGGAAACAGGTGAAGTACTGGCGCTTGTCGGTGGGTATTCTTTTCATAAAAGTCAGTTTAACAGGGCGACGCAAGCACATAGACAGCCTGGGTCGGCTTTCAAGCCCATTGTCTATTCCACGGCTATCGATAATGGCTTTACCCCCGCATCCATTATTCTCGATGCGCCCATTGTGTATGCGAATAATGAGCAAGGCAAGCTGTGGCGTCCTGAAAATTTTGAAGGAACTTTCGAGGGACCGACCTTGTTACGGACGGCTTTGGTCAAATCCAAGAATCTCGTTACCATCCGTATTGCCCAGAAAATTGGGATCAGAAAGATTATTGAAAGAGCCAAGGCTATGGGAATCGAGACTGACTTTCCTGAAGATCTTTCCGTAGCGCTTGGTTCCGCAGTCGTGACTTTGATGGATTTATGCGAAGCCTATACCGCATTTGCCCGCGGCGGTTCCTACGTCAAACCTCGTACAGTGTTGTCGGTGACTTCGGCCTGGGGGGAGGAAATGTTTGCTTCTGCCCCTGAAGCTGTGGATGCTATTAGTCCACAGACTGCCTATATCATGGCCTCGCTTATGAAACAGGTGGTCCAGAACGGGACAGGGTGGCGTGCCAAGGTGCTCAAACGTCCCATTGCCGGGAAGACCGGAACATCCAATAACGAACAGGATGCCTGGTTCATGGGGTATTCACCATATCTTTTGACTGGTGTCTTCGTCGGTTTTGACGAACTCAAACCCATGGGTAAGTGGGAGACAGGTTCTCGTGCCGCGAGTCCCATATGGGTGGATTACCGAAAGAAGGTCGAAGCGGATTTTCCATATCAGGACTTCACTCAGCCGCCAGGTATTGTTATGGTTCGAGTAGACGGAGCAACTGGAAAGCTTGCTTCCCCCAGTTCCAAGACGGAATTTTTCCTGCCATTCAAGGTGGGGACAGAGCCGACGGAGATGTCAACTAGCGGTGGCTCGACAGGGGGAGGACCCGGTTCTGCCGATGATCTGTTCAAGCAGACCTTCTAA